GTGCAGACCCTTCGAGCGTGCGGTACGTATGTAGTCCTGGCTGAACGTCTCGAGCAGACTCGAGCGCACCTGGCGCATGTTCACCGCCATGCTCGCCGTCGCGAGGGTGATCGCGGGAAGGATGAGATGTCGAACGTTCTCCCAGACGTCCTCCCGTAGGGCCGTATACCCGCCGGGCGGAAAGAGCCGGATGGCGAGGCTCAGCACGAGGATGAGGAGCAGCCCCAGAAAGAAGTTCGGGAGCGACACGCCGGCGAGCGTGAAGCCAGTCGCGAGAAGGTCGAGCGGTGAATTGCGACGCACCGCTGAAAGGGTGCCCACGATCATCGCGACCGTCACCGACAGAAGAAGGGCGGCGGTTCCGAGCTCGAGCGTCGCGGGCAGCCGCTCTACGATCGATTCGAGCACCGGCTGCCTCGTCCGCAGCGACCGACCGAGATCACCCTGCACCGCGTGGGTTATCCAGGACACGTACTGCTCGGGCATGGAGCGGTCGAGCCCGTACTCGACCCGGAGCGCAGCGAGCGCCACC
This sequence is a window from Candidatus Limnocylindria bacterium. Protein-coding genes within it:
- a CDS encoding ABC transporter permease, with the protein product MTQYIARRLLLMLPVALLVTIVVFVLLRLSPGDPLVIYAGEERDPVALAALRVEYGLDRSMPEQYVSWITHAVQGDLGRSLRTRQPVLESIVERLPATLELGTAALLLSVTVAMIVGTLSAVRRNSPLDLLATGFTLAGVSLPNFFLGLLLILVLSLAIRLFPPGGYTALREDVWENVRHLILPAITLATASMAVNMRQVRSSLLETFSQDYIRTARSKGLHETTIVVRHALKNALIPVVTIVGLQVGAIIEGAIITEQIFSWPGIGKLAVDSINGRDYPVVQAVVLVSALSFMASTLVVDVLYAWLDPRISYSGAGS